A section of the Euwallacea similis isolate ESF13 chromosome 9, ESF131.1, whole genome shotgun sequence genome encodes:
- the wrd gene encoding serine/threonine-protein phosphatase 2A 56 kDa regulatory subunit gamma isoform isoform X4: protein MDISSIFRRRKKSVFEHPKNNLHQGPPPPTPLNKTKLTAGAIQGPLIKKDKRHSSSRFNITKNRELEPLPLLKEATPADREGVFIQKLRQCCVLFDFASDPLSDLKWKEVKRTALIEMVEFVTQHKGVVTDNIYPEAVNMFAVNLFRTLPPSSNPNGAEFDPEEDEPTLEAAWPHLQLVYELFLRILEAPDFQPNVAKRYIDQKFVLLLLDLFDSEDPRERDLLKTTLHRIYGKFLGLRAFIRKQINNVFYRFIYETEHHNGIAELLEILGSIINGFALPLKEEHKVFLLRVLMPLHKVKSLSVYHPQLAYCVVQFLEKDPSLTQPVIRSLLKYWPKTHSPKEVMFLNELEEILDVIEPAEFQKIMVPLFRQLAKCVSSPHFQVAERALYYWNNEYVMSLVAENATELLPLMFPSLYKNSKSHWNKTIHGLIYNALKLFMEMNQKLFDECTQQYRQERQREKERESQRLELWERVRILARSSSEYDNIIKQMSASDFNNVIASPEGDDDVNLDNLEQEALEAKKSTRNANKPLVRRKSELPQDQYTVKALSDHKRADEYLPTPPDVNKC from the exons ATGGATATAAGCAGCATTTttagaagaagaaagaaaagcGTATTTGAACAC CCCAAAAACAATTTGCACCAAGGACCCCCACCACCGACACCACTgaacaaaaccaaattgacAGCTGGCGCCATTCAGGGGCCTCTTATCAAGAAGGATAAGCGGCACTCCAGCTCCAGATTTAACATCACCAAGAATAGGGAATTGGAACCACTTCCGCTTTTAAAAG AAGCTACGCCTGCTGACCGTGAGGGAGTCTTTATACAGAAATTAAGACAGTGCTGCGTCTTGTTCGATTTTGCCTCGGATCCGCTCTCCGATTTGAAGTGGAAGGAAGTGAAGAGGACTGCGTTGATCGAGATGGTGGAATTTGTCACTCAACATAAGGGTGTTGTCACTGACAATATTTATCCAGAGGCTGTTAATATG ttcGCTGTGAATCTTTTTAGAACGCTCCCGCCTTCCTCAAATCCGAACGGAGCGGAATTCGACCCTGAAGAAGATGAACCCACGCTGGAGGCGGCCTGGCCTCATCTCCAGCTTGTATATGAATTGTTCTTAAGAATCCTTGAAGCTCCAGACTTTCAACCCAACGTAGCTAAACGGTACATTGATCAGAAGTTCGTTTTGCTGCTATTAGACCTGTTCGACTCGGAGGATCCTCGAGAGAGGGACTTGCTGAAAACGACGTTGCATAGAATATACGGAAAATTTTTAGGCTTAAGGGCATTTATTaggaaacaaattaataacgTATTTTATAG aTTTATATACGAAACAGAACACCATAATGGAATAGCTGAATTACTGGAGATCCTGGGATCGATCATAAACGGCTTTGCTCTGCCGCTGAAAGAGGAGCACAAAGTTTTCCTTTTACGAGTGCTGATGCCTTTGCATAAAGTGAAGTCTTTATCAGTATACCATCCTCAGTTGGCCTATTGCGTGGTCCAGTTTCTGGAGAAAGACCCGTCGTTGACGCAACCCGTGATCCGTAGCTTGCTGAAGTACTGGCCGAAGACGCACAGCCCCAAAGAAGTCATGTTTCTCAACGAGTTAGAAGAGATTTTGGACGTTATTGAGCCTGCAGAATTCCAGAAG ATTATGGTGCCCCTTTTCCGTCAACTCGCAAAGTGCGTTAGCTCCCCGCATTTTCAAGTGGCTGAACGGGCACTGTACTATTGGAACAACGAGTACGTCATGTCTTTGGTGGCGGAGAATGCGACCGAGCTGTTGCCCCTAATGTTCCCCAGTTTGTACAAGAACTCTAAAAGTCACTGGAACAAGACCATTCACGGGCTCATTTATAACGCCCTGAAGCTCTTTATGGAGATGAATCAGAAGTTATTTGACGAGTGCACTCAGCAGTACCGACAAGAACGGCAAAG AGAGAAGGAGCGAGAAAGCCAGCGTCTGGAACTATGGGAACGTGTCCGCATCCTAGCGAGAAGCAGCTCCGAATACGACAACATAATCAAGCAAATGAGCGCGTCCGATTTTAACAATGTGATAGCCAGCCCCGAAGGTGACGACGACGTTAATTTAGACAATTTAGAACAGGAAGCGCTAGAG GCCAAGAAATCGACTCGCAACGCCAACAAGCCGCTCGTGCGCCGCAAATCCGAATTGCCGCAGGACCAGTACACGGTGAAGGCGTTGAGCGACCACAAGAGGGCCGACGAGTACCTCCCCACCCCCCCGGACGTCAACAAGTGCTAG
- the wrd gene encoding serine/threonine-protein phosphatase 2A 56 kDa regulatory subunit gamma isoform isoform X3: MDNKANADKGHKGDGDSEPKNNLHQGPPPPTPLNKTKLTAGAIQGPLIKKDKRHSSSRFNITKNRELEPLPLLKEATPADREGVFIQKLRQCCVLFDFASDPLSDLKWKEVKRTALIEMVEFVTQHKGVVTDNIYPEAVNMFAVNLFRTLPPSSNPNGAEFDPEEDEPTLEAAWPHLQLVYELFLRILEAPDFQPNVAKRYIDQKFVLLLLDLFDSEDPRERDLLKTTLHRIYGKFLGLRAFIRKQINNVFYRFIYETEHHNGIAELLEILGSIINGFALPLKEEHKVFLLRVLMPLHKVKSLSVYHPQLAYCVVQFLEKDPSLTQPVIRSLLKYWPKTHSPKEVMFLNELEEILDVIEPAEFQKIMVPLFRQLAKCVSSPHFQVAERALYYWNNEYVMSLVAENATELLPLMFPSLYKNSKSHWNKTIHGLIYNALKLFMEMNQKLFDECTQQYRQERQREKERESQRLELWERVRILARSSSEYDNIIKQMSASDFNNVIASPEGDDDVNLDNLEQEALEAKKSTRNANKPLVRRKSELPQDQYTVKALSDHKRADEYLPTPPDVNKC, translated from the exons CCCAAAAACAATTTGCACCAAGGACCCCCACCACCGACACCACTgaacaaaaccaaattgacAGCTGGCGCCATTCAGGGGCCTCTTATCAAGAAGGATAAGCGGCACTCCAGCTCCAGATTTAACATCACCAAGAATAGGGAATTGGAACCACTTCCGCTTTTAAAAG AAGCTACGCCTGCTGACCGTGAGGGAGTCTTTATACAGAAATTAAGACAGTGCTGCGTCTTGTTCGATTTTGCCTCGGATCCGCTCTCCGATTTGAAGTGGAAGGAAGTGAAGAGGACTGCGTTGATCGAGATGGTGGAATTTGTCACTCAACATAAGGGTGTTGTCACTGACAATATTTATCCAGAGGCTGTTAATATG ttcGCTGTGAATCTTTTTAGAACGCTCCCGCCTTCCTCAAATCCGAACGGAGCGGAATTCGACCCTGAAGAAGATGAACCCACGCTGGAGGCGGCCTGGCCTCATCTCCAGCTTGTATATGAATTGTTCTTAAGAATCCTTGAAGCTCCAGACTTTCAACCCAACGTAGCTAAACGGTACATTGATCAGAAGTTCGTTTTGCTGCTATTAGACCTGTTCGACTCGGAGGATCCTCGAGAGAGGGACTTGCTGAAAACGACGTTGCATAGAATATACGGAAAATTTTTAGGCTTAAGGGCATTTATTaggaaacaaattaataacgTATTTTATAG aTTTATATACGAAACAGAACACCATAATGGAATAGCTGAATTACTGGAGATCCTGGGATCGATCATAAACGGCTTTGCTCTGCCGCTGAAAGAGGAGCACAAAGTTTTCCTTTTACGAGTGCTGATGCCTTTGCATAAAGTGAAGTCTTTATCAGTATACCATCCTCAGTTGGCCTATTGCGTGGTCCAGTTTCTGGAGAAAGACCCGTCGTTGACGCAACCCGTGATCCGTAGCTTGCTGAAGTACTGGCCGAAGACGCACAGCCCCAAAGAAGTCATGTTTCTCAACGAGTTAGAAGAGATTTTGGACGTTATTGAGCCTGCAGAATTCCAGAAG ATTATGGTGCCCCTTTTCCGTCAACTCGCAAAGTGCGTTAGCTCCCCGCATTTTCAAGTGGCTGAACGGGCACTGTACTATTGGAACAACGAGTACGTCATGTCTTTGGTGGCGGAGAATGCGACCGAGCTGTTGCCCCTAATGTTCCCCAGTTTGTACAAGAACTCTAAAAGTCACTGGAACAAGACCATTCACGGGCTCATTTATAACGCCCTGAAGCTCTTTATGGAGATGAATCAGAAGTTATTTGACGAGTGCACTCAGCAGTACCGACAAGAACGGCAAAG AGAGAAGGAGCGAGAAAGCCAGCGTCTGGAACTATGGGAACGTGTCCGCATCCTAGCGAGAAGCAGCTCCGAATACGACAACATAATCAAGCAAATGAGCGCGTCCGATTTTAACAATGTGATAGCCAGCCCCGAAGGTGACGACGACGTTAATTTAGACAATTTAGAACAGGAAGCGCTAGAG GCCAAGAAATCGACTCGCAACGCCAACAAGCCGCTCGTGCGCCGCAAATCCGAATTGCCGCAGGACCAGTACACGGTGAAGGCGTTGAGCGACCACAAGAGGGCCGACGAGTACCTCCCCACCCCCCCGGACGTCAACAAGTGCTAG
- the wrd gene encoding serine/threonine-protein phosphatase 2A 56 kDa regulatory subunit gamma isoform isoform X1 has protein sequence MVHSSAYQQSWQTFQTATQSPGGIPKSPSFHSGLDLLVASASVDSLKAYALESQEDMAESPGFGQNGKSYYGVTGNIDSSAKEGVQNGIDRSITLGVSGFKGVILERPSPICQLALLKEATPADREGVFIQKLRQCCVLFDFASDPLSDLKWKEVKRTALIEMVEFVTQHKGVVTDNIYPEAVNMFAVNLFRTLPPSSNPNGAEFDPEEDEPTLEAAWPHLQLVYELFLRILEAPDFQPNVAKRYIDQKFVLLLLDLFDSEDPRERDLLKTTLHRIYGKFLGLRAFIRKQINNVFYRFIYETEHHNGIAELLEILGSIINGFALPLKEEHKVFLLRVLMPLHKVKSLSVYHPQLAYCVVQFLEKDPSLTQPVIRSLLKYWPKTHSPKEVMFLNELEEILDVIEPAEFQKIMVPLFRQLAKCVSSPHFQVAERALYYWNNEYVMSLVAENATELLPLMFPSLYKNSKSHWNKTIHGLIYNALKLFMEMNQKLFDECTQQYRQERQREKERESQRLELWERVRILARSSSEYDNIIKQMSASDFNNVIASPEGDDDVNLDNLEQEALEAKKSTRNANKPLVRRKSELPQDQYTVKALSDHKRADEYLPTPPDVNKC, from the exons ATGGTGCATTCTTCTGCATACCAGCAG AGCTGGCAAACTTTTCAAACCGCCACCCAATCTCCCGGAGGTATCCCCAAGTCACCCTCATTCCACAGCGGTCTCGACCTTCTGGTGGCCTCAGCCAGTGTGGATTCGTTGAAGGCCTACGCCCTGGAAAGCCAGGAGGATATGGCTGAGTCGCCTGGGTTCGGCCAGAACGGCAAAAGTTACTACG GTGTCACTGGGAATATCGATAGTAGCGCCAAGGAGGGAGTGCAGAATGGTATTGACAGGAGTATTACGCTTGGAGTAAGTGGGTTCAAGGGAGTAATCCTGGAGCGCCCTTCGCCAATTTGTCAGTTAGCGCTTCTGAAAG AAGCTACGCCTGCTGACCGTGAGGGAGTCTTTATACAGAAATTAAGACAGTGCTGCGTCTTGTTCGATTTTGCCTCGGATCCGCTCTCCGATTTGAAGTGGAAGGAAGTGAAGAGGACTGCGTTGATCGAGATGGTGGAATTTGTCACTCAACATAAGGGTGTTGTCACTGACAATATTTATCCAGAGGCTGTTAATATG ttcGCTGTGAATCTTTTTAGAACGCTCCCGCCTTCCTCAAATCCGAACGGAGCGGAATTCGACCCTGAAGAAGATGAACCCACGCTGGAGGCGGCCTGGCCTCATCTCCAGCTTGTATATGAATTGTTCTTAAGAATCCTTGAAGCTCCAGACTTTCAACCCAACGTAGCTAAACGGTACATTGATCAGAAGTTCGTTTTGCTGCTATTAGACCTGTTCGACTCGGAGGATCCTCGAGAGAGGGACTTGCTGAAAACGACGTTGCATAGAATATACGGAAAATTTTTAGGCTTAAGGGCATTTATTaggaaacaaattaataacgTATTTTATAG aTTTATATACGAAACAGAACACCATAATGGAATAGCTGAATTACTGGAGATCCTGGGATCGATCATAAACGGCTTTGCTCTGCCGCTGAAAGAGGAGCACAAAGTTTTCCTTTTACGAGTGCTGATGCCTTTGCATAAAGTGAAGTCTTTATCAGTATACCATCCTCAGTTGGCCTATTGCGTGGTCCAGTTTCTGGAGAAAGACCCGTCGTTGACGCAACCCGTGATCCGTAGCTTGCTGAAGTACTGGCCGAAGACGCACAGCCCCAAAGAAGTCATGTTTCTCAACGAGTTAGAAGAGATTTTGGACGTTATTGAGCCTGCAGAATTCCAGAAG ATTATGGTGCCCCTTTTCCGTCAACTCGCAAAGTGCGTTAGCTCCCCGCATTTTCAAGTGGCTGAACGGGCACTGTACTATTGGAACAACGAGTACGTCATGTCTTTGGTGGCGGAGAATGCGACCGAGCTGTTGCCCCTAATGTTCCCCAGTTTGTACAAGAACTCTAAAAGTCACTGGAACAAGACCATTCACGGGCTCATTTATAACGCCCTGAAGCTCTTTATGGAGATGAATCAGAAGTTATTTGACGAGTGCACTCAGCAGTACCGACAAGAACGGCAAAG AGAGAAGGAGCGAGAAAGCCAGCGTCTGGAACTATGGGAACGTGTCCGCATCCTAGCGAGAAGCAGCTCCGAATACGACAACATAATCAAGCAAATGAGCGCGTCCGATTTTAACAATGTGATAGCCAGCCCCGAAGGTGACGACGACGTTAATTTAGACAATTTAGAACAGGAAGCGCTAGAG GCCAAGAAATCGACTCGCAACGCCAACAAGCCGCTCGTGCGCCGCAAATCCGAATTGCCGCAGGACCAGTACACGGTGAAGGCGTTGAGCGACCACAAGAGGGCCGACGAGTACCTCCCCACCCCCCCGGACGTCAACAAGTGCTAG
- the wrd gene encoding serine/threonine-protein phosphatase 2A 56 kDa regulatory subunit gamma isoform isoform X2, whose translation MVHSSAYQQSWQTFQTATQSPGGIPKSPSFHSGLDLLVASASVDSLKAYALESQEDMAESPGFGQNGKSYYGVTGNIDSSAKEGVQNGIDRSITLGVSGFKGVILERPSPICQLALLKEATPADREGVFIQKLRQCCVLFDFASDPLSDLKWKEVKRTALIEMVEFVTQHKGVVTDNIYPEAVNMFAVNLFRTLPPSSNPNGAEFDPEEDEPTLEAAWPHLQLVYELFLRILEAPDFQPNVAKRYIDQKFVLLLLDLFDSEDPRERDLLKTTLHRIYGKFLGLRAFIRKQINNVFYRFIYETEHHNGIAELLEILGSIINGFALPLKEEHKVFLLRVLMPLHKVKSLSVYHPQLAYCVVQFLEKDPSLTQPVIRSLLKYWPKTHSPKEVMFLNELEEILDVIEPAEFQKIMVPLFRQLAKCVSSPHFQVAERALYYWNNEYVMSLVAENATELLPLMFPSLYKNSKSHWNKTIHGLIYNALKLFMEMNQKLFDECTQQYRQERQREKERESQRLELWERVRILARSSSEYDNIIKQMSASDFNNVIASPEGDDDVNLDNLEQEALEVICAF comes from the exons ATGGTGCATTCTTCTGCATACCAGCAG AGCTGGCAAACTTTTCAAACCGCCACCCAATCTCCCGGAGGTATCCCCAAGTCACCCTCATTCCACAGCGGTCTCGACCTTCTGGTGGCCTCAGCCAGTGTGGATTCGTTGAAGGCCTACGCCCTGGAAAGCCAGGAGGATATGGCTGAGTCGCCTGGGTTCGGCCAGAACGGCAAAAGTTACTACG GTGTCACTGGGAATATCGATAGTAGCGCCAAGGAGGGAGTGCAGAATGGTATTGACAGGAGTATTACGCTTGGAGTAAGTGGGTTCAAGGGAGTAATCCTGGAGCGCCCTTCGCCAATTTGTCAGTTAGCGCTTCTGAAAG AAGCTACGCCTGCTGACCGTGAGGGAGTCTTTATACAGAAATTAAGACAGTGCTGCGTCTTGTTCGATTTTGCCTCGGATCCGCTCTCCGATTTGAAGTGGAAGGAAGTGAAGAGGACTGCGTTGATCGAGATGGTGGAATTTGTCACTCAACATAAGGGTGTTGTCACTGACAATATTTATCCAGAGGCTGTTAATATG ttcGCTGTGAATCTTTTTAGAACGCTCCCGCCTTCCTCAAATCCGAACGGAGCGGAATTCGACCCTGAAGAAGATGAACCCACGCTGGAGGCGGCCTGGCCTCATCTCCAGCTTGTATATGAATTGTTCTTAAGAATCCTTGAAGCTCCAGACTTTCAACCCAACGTAGCTAAACGGTACATTGATCAGAAGTTCGTTTTGCTGCTATTAGACCTGTTCGACTCGGAGGATCCTCGAGAGAGGGACTTGCTGAAAACGACGTTGCATAGAATATACGGAAAATTTTTAGGCTTAAGGGCATTTATTaggaaacaaattaataacgTATTTTATAG aTTTATATACGAAACAGAACACCATAATGGAATAGCTGAATTACTGGAGATCCTGGGATCGATCATAAACGGCTTTGCTCTGCCGCTGAAAGAGGAGCACAAAGTTTTCCTTTTACGAGTGCTGATGCCTTTGCATAAAGTGAAGTCTTTATCAGTATACCATCCTCAGTTGGCCTATTGCGTGGTCCAGTTTCTGGAGAAAGACCCGTCGTTGACGCAACCCGTGATCCGTAGCTTGCTGAAGTACTGGCCGAAGACGCACAGCCCCAAAGAAGTCATGTTTCTCAACGAGTTAGAAGAGATTTTGGACGTTATTGAGCCTGCAGAATTCCAGAAG ATTATGGTGCCCCTTTTCCGTCAACTCGCAAAGTGCGTTAGCTCCCCGCATTTTCAAGTGGCTGAACGGGCACTGTACTATTGGAACAACGAGTACGTCATGTCTTTGGTGGCGGAGAATGCGACCGAGCTGTTGCCCCTAATGTTCCCCAGTTTGTACAAGAACTCTAAAAGTCACTGGAACAAGACCATTCACGGGCTCATTTATAACGCCCTGAAGCTCTTTATGGAGATGAATCAGAAGTTATTTGACGAGTGCACTCAGCAGTACCGACAAGAACGGCAAAG AGAGAAGGAGCGAGAAAGCCAGCGTCTGGAACTATGGGAACGTGTCCGCATCCTAGCGAGAAGCAGCTCCGAATACGACAACATAATCAAGCAAATGAGCGCGTCCGATTTTAACAATGTGATAGCCAGCCCCGAAGGTGACGACGACGTTAATTTAGACAATTTAGAACAGGAAGCGCTAGAGGTAATTTGC GCCTTCTAA
- the wrd gene encoding serine/threonine-protein phosphatase 2A 56 kDa regulatory subunit gamma isoform isoform X5 — protein MVHSSAYQQSWQTFQTATQSPGGIPKSPSFHSGLDLLVASASVDSLKAYALESQEDMAESPGFGQNGKSYYGVTGNIDSSAKEGVQNGIDRSITLGVSGFKGVILERPSPICQLALLKEATPADREGVFIQKLRQCCVLFDFASDPLSDLKWKEVKRTALIEMVEFVTQHKGVVTDNIYPEAVNMFAVNLFRTLPPSSNPNGAEFDPEEDEPTLEAAWPHLQLVYELFLRILEAPDFQPNVAKRYIDQKFVLLLLDLFDSEDPRERDLLKTTLHRIYGKFLGLRAFIRKQINNVFYRFIYETEHHNGIAELLEILGSIINGFALPLKEEHKVFLLRVLMPLHKVKSLSVYHPQLAYCVVQFLEKDPSLTQPVIRSLLKYWPKTHSPKEVMFLNELEEILDVIEPAEFQKIMVPLFRQLAKCVSSPHFQVAERALYYWNNEYVMSLVAENATELLPLMFPSLYKNSKSHWNKTIHGLIYNALKLFMEMNQKLFDECTQQYRQERQREKERESQRLELWERVRILARSSSEYDNIIKQMSASDFNNVIASPEGDDDVNLDNLEQEALEAF, from the exons ATGGTGCATTCTTCTGCATACCAGCAG AGCTGGCAAACTTTTCAAACCGCCACCCAATCTCCCGGAGGTATCCCCAAGTCACCCTCATTCCACAGCGGTCTCGACCTTCTGGTGGCCTCAGCCAGTGTGGATTCGTTGAAGGCCTACGCCCTGGAAAGCCAGGAGGATATGGCTGAGTCGCCTGGGTTCGGCCAGAACGGCAAAAGTTACTACG GTGTCACTGGGAATATCGATAGTAGCGCCAAGGAGGGAGTGCAGAATGGTATTGACAGGAGTATTACGCTTGGAGTAAGTGGGTTCAAGGGAGTAATCCTGGAGCGCCCTTCGCCAATTTGTCAGTTAGCGCTTCTGAAAG AAGCTACGCCTGCTGACCGTGAGGGAGTCTTTATACAGAAATTAAGACAGTGCTGCGTCTTGTTCGATTTTGCCTCGGATCCGCTCTCCGATTTGAAGTGGAAGGAAGTGAAGAGGACTGCGTTGATCGAGATGGTGGAATTTGTCACTCAACATAAGGGTGTTGTCACTGACAATATTTATCCAGAGGCTGTTAATATG ttcGCTGTGAATCTTTTTAGAACGCTCCCGCCTTCCTCAAATCCGAACGGAGCGGAATTCGACCCTGAAGAAGATGAACCCACGCTGGAGGCGGCCTGGCCTCATCTCCAGCTTGTATATGAATTGTTCTTAAGAATCCTTGAAGCTCCAGACTTTCAACCCAACGTAGCTAAACGGTACATTGATCAGAAGTTCGTTTTGCTGCTATTAGACCTGTTCGACTCGGAGGATCCTCGAGAGAGGGACTTGCTGAAAACGACGTTGCATAGAATATACGGAAAATTTTTAGGCTTAAGGGCATTTATTaggaaacaaattaataacgTATTTTATAG aTTTATATACGAAACAGAACACCATAATGGAATAGCTGAATTACTGGAGATCCTGGGATCGATCATAAACGGCTTTGCTCTGCCGCTGAAAGAGGAGCACAAAGTTTTCCTTTTACGAGTGCTGATGCCTTTGCATAAAGTGAAGTCTTTATCAGTATACCATCCTCAGTTGGCCTATTGCGTGGTCCAGTTTCTGGAGAAAGACCCGTCGTTGACGCAACCCGTGATCCGTAGCTTGCTGAAGTACTGGCCGAAGACGCACAGCCCCAAAGAAGTCATGTTTCTCAACGAGTTAGAAGAGATTTTGGACGTTATTGAGCCTGCAGAATTCCAGAAG ATTATGGTGCCCCTTTTCCGTCAACTCGCAAAGTGCGTTAGCTCCCCGCATTTTCAAGTGGCTGAACGGGCACTGTACTATTGGAACAACGAGTACGTCATGTCTTTGGTGGCGGAGAATGCGACCGAGCTGTTGCCCCTAATGTTCCCCAGTTTGTACAAGAACTCTAAAAGTCACTGGAACAAGACCATTCACGGGCTCATTTATAACGCCCTGAAGCTCTTTATGGAGATGAATCAGAAGTTATTTGACGAGTGCACTCAGCAGTACCGACAAGAACGGCAAAG AGAGAAGGAGCGAGAAAGCCAGCGTCTGGAACTATGGGAACGTGTCCGCATCCTAGCGAGAAGCAGCTCCGAATACGACAACATAATCAAGCAAATGAGCGCGTCCGATTTTAACAATGTGATAGCCAGCCCCGAAGGTGACGACGACGTTAATTTAGACAATTTAGAACAGGAAGCGCTAGAG GCCTTCTAA